The Chroococcidiopsis sp. TS-821 genome contains the following window.
GAATAACGTCGTTAATCGAGCGCCCCAGCTTAGGATTAAGTTGATTAAATCTCACAATATATTCATCCCAACCGTATTTTTGCTGCATTGCGATCGCCCACGTTCCTACTTGTCCACTTGCTGCACCGCTACCTGTGGCAATTTGATCTCTATACTGCGCTTGCACTAAATCTTTCCAACTTCTAGGCACATTTGCTGCTGGCAGCTTTTGAGTGTTATAGGCAATCACAATCGGAATCAAAGCACCGACTTGATAGAAGTTATCTGGATCGAGATTGCGATACGGTTCTGGAATATTTGCTTTACCTAATGGTTCGTATTGTAAAAGTCTTCCTTGCTCTTTTAGCTGCATCATTTGACTGATATCAGTCGTGCCAAAAACATCAGTTACTCTTAAGCCAGCTTGTATTTCTTGGTTAATTTTTTGAAACAACGTTGCAGCAGCATTACGAGTTCCTTCAAAAGTAATTCCTGGGTATTTAGCTGTAAAAGCTGCCCCGATTTCATTAACTATCTCTTGAGTAAAGAAAACAGTGTATAGAACAAGCTTTCCTTCCTTTTTTGCAGCTTCGTAAAGAGCTTTTTCATCACTCGGTGATATAGGAGATTGTTCTGTAACCAGCGAAGCCGATTGATTTCCAGGGTTAGCTGTACATCCTTTTAGTGCAATCAAGCTTACAGATGAAGTTCCAGTAATGACAATAAATTTGCGTCGAGAAATTTTCTTCATTCAGCCTCCAGACCGAAAACCTATCTCTTGCCTGTTGTCAAAAAAAACTGTTCAGGCAAGCACCAGGATTCCCACAATGTTTAAAAAGTCAACTCTAGATTTATTAGGTTAACTATTAATGAAATAAGTAAACTTAATCGAGTTGGGTTTGAACTAGTTTGCGTATTCTTATGTTCAGAATATTACAGTTTTCCAAATCTTTTTTTATGAAAGAGTTTATTTTTTTTGTTTCTACTTATAAGTAAAAGTTTTTGATAAACTTAGTCGGATTATACTTATAAGTAAAACTTTAAAGAGATTAAGAAAGGTGTAGATGCGCTGCTGCCAACTTCAATCTTGTCAACTCTCATGTTAAGAAATTGATACATAACAAAGGTTAACTTTTTTAATTGGATAGTTGAGCCTCGTCAATTTGCACTCTCCAAAGTTGACCTGGAGCATGAAGGAGTTCTAACTTATATTCAGGGTCGTTTTGTAATCTGGCTTGCAATTCTGCATCAGGTCTAAACAAGAAAATTTCACGAAATCGTTTAACATCCTCAGGAATTTCAGTTTCACTCACCAGTAGTACACTGACGTTGGGCTCAAGTTCATAGCTTAGCGAAGTAATACGACTTACTCGCCTTTGACTACTGATCGCAAGTGGCTGATTTGCTTGATTAATAATATTGGCAATCTCAGGGTTGTAATAACTACTATATTTATTCCACCAAGTTTCAGCTTGCGCACTCACAATACAAGAGATAGTTCCACTTGCTAGTGCGATCGCCAAAATAATTTGCCATACTTTCTGCTGCGAATATTTCAAAGACGCTGTTAAACGGTTAGCAAATAAATAAGCAACAGCTATTTGTATAGCAACATAACCAGGTAATAAATATCTAGCAATACTAGAGCGTTGTCCGCCAGAAATTAAATCTGGTAATACTAAGCTTATAGTAGGAATGATTAAAAGTGTAACAACGAATAACCAACTTGATATGGATGTACGACTACATAAAATATAAAATGCGTATACAACTAGCGCTATAAATAAAGGAATTACATATAGCAAAACATCATTAGCATTAAATTGAATATCATTACCTGCTTCAACGTCAAAGAACTGAGCGTTATTATAAGCAACTTGCATATCAAAAAATAAAGCAGTGAAATTTAATAACCATCTTTGGATTAAAGCCTCAAAACTAATTGCCCGCGCTGTCCATTCTCCAATGCTACTGGCATTAATAA
Protein-coding sequences here:
- a CDS encoding ABC transporter substrate-binding protein, with translation MKKISRRKFIVITGTSSVSLIALKGCTANPGNQSASLVTEQSPISPSDEKALYEAAKKEGKLVLYTVFFTQEIVNEIGAAFTAKYPGITFEGTRNAAATLFQKINQEIQAGLRVTDVFGTTDISQMMQLKEQGRLLQYEPLGKANIPEPYRNLDPDNFYQVGALIPIVIAYNTQKLPAANVPRSWKDLVQAQYRDQIATGSGAASGQVGTWAIAMQQKYGWDEYIVRFNQLNPKLGRSINDVIPVLVSGERAIGIATLGQTLTRKAQGDPLEVVYPTDGAVVVVGPIGILRDAPHPNAARLFMNFLLTKEYSELIAKYYEQPLIAGVSIPGAKTLKDMQATVPTAAEIQRDIPEVIRKWRNEFGA
- a CDS encoding glycosyltransferase family 39 protein, with translation MHTSVRVVGYKKTEFVDEVPSDRIINIQDLQVFQRLSPERNWFDTINALAANAEHTPAYYAIARLAMQIFGSSVTVTRGVAAVISLFVFPCVYWLCLELFAAPLVGWIAMALVAVSPIHVLYAQEARQYSLLTVTTLLASIAFLRAIRQKTKLSWGMYALTVVLGLYSHLLFILVSFAHGVYLLLLEQFRVTKNFLAYLIASLVAIATLIPWIILYFINASSIGEWTARAISFEALIQRWLLNFTALFFDMQVAYNNAQFFDVEAGNDIQFNANDVLLYVIPLFIALVVYAFYILCSRTSISSWLFVVTLLIIPTISLVLPDLISGGQRSSIARYLLPGYVAIQIAVAYLFANRLTASLKYSQQKVWQIILAIALASGTISCIVSAQAETWWNKYSSYYNPEIANIINQANQPLAISSQRRVSRITSLSYELEPNVSVLLVSETEIPEDVKRFREIFLFRPDAELQARLQNDPEYKLELLHAPGQLWRVQIDEAQLSN